The genomic region ATCGCCACTCACCACTCGGAAAGCGGCGCGGATGCCAGTCATCGAGGAGGGCTGCCTGGATTTGTTCATATCGTTGACGAGCGCACATTAATGATTCAAGACTATAAAGGCAACGCTATGTTCAATACGCTGGGCAATATAGCGGAAAACCCGCAAACCGGGTTGTTGTTTCTTGATTTTGAGGCCGGGGACCTCTTGCAGATCAATGGGGAAACGACAGTACAATGGGAGGGAAGCGAGAGATCTATTTATTTCCGAGTCAGGCAGATCAGAAGTGTCGTTGGAGGATTCCCGCTCAACTGGACGTTTGGAAGCTACTCTCCCTTTAACCCACCTCCGGCCACATAGCGAAACCGTCACCATGCGACTAAACTATCGCTATCCCTTCACCCCGTATTTTCAATCTGACCCCATTGGCTGCCAACGATGATGCGCTCCCCCAATACGATTTATCGTACAAAACCTAACACATAATGACTCATTTATGACGTTTTGTACGATGAATCGTATATATACTCTCGTCTATCCACTCCTTTCTATAGTTTTGTACGATGAATCGTACAAATTCACTCAAGTTCCCATAATAAAGGCTTGGTTTGTACGACGATTCGTACAAACTCGCACTTTGTACCACAAAGCAGCACGCCAGTCTGCATCGTTGCTGTACGATTTGAATTGAAATTGACTACTGACTGCCCTCATGATATATTGTGAATATACAACATACACAATTTTGAGGGGTGGGACCGACATGTTGGCTTTGGATATTAAAAATTTGAATAAAACATACGAGCATTTTCATCTCAAAGACGTGTCTTTTCAACTGGAAAAGGGTTATATCATGGGATTTATCGGAGCCAATGGAGCAGGAAAAACAACCACCATTAAATCCATCTTGAATTTAATCCATATAGACAGCGGCGAGATCCGTATTTTTGGCAAGAACATGGCCGAGCACGAGCTCGAGTTGAAACAAGAAATTGGCTTTGCATTTGGCAACATCGATTTTTATACCCGCAGTAAAATCAAAACGTTAACGAATGTCATTAAAACCTTCTATCGCAATTGGGACGATGAAACCTATTACAAGTATTTGAGAAAATTCAACTTGATTGAAGACAAAAAAATAGCCGAGTTATCGACCGGCATGAAAGTAAAGTACAGTCTGGCGCTTGCGTTGTCCCACGGCGCAAAACTGCTTATTCTCGATGAACCGACAAGCGGACTTGATCCAGTTGCTAGAGACAACCTGCTGGAAACATTTCAGGAGCTGGTGATGGACGGCGAAATCAGCATACTTTTTTCAACGCATATTACATCCGATCTGGAAAAGTGCGCCGATTTTATTACCTATATCCACAACGGGCAAATTATCAACAGTTCCGAAAAAGAACAATTTATCGACGCTTACCGTTTGCTGAATGGTACAAATGAACAACTCGACATGGTCAAAGACCAGCTTATTTCCTACAAGACACATTCTTTCGGTTTTACAGGCTTGATCCACACGAAAGATTGGGACCCGTCTTTAGACATGAAATCCACCGTACCGAATCTTGAAGAGATTATGATCTACTTTTCGAAAATGGAGGATATGTATGTATAACTTATTAATGAAGGAACTCAAAATTGGCGTTAATCCTTTCTTTTATATCCTGCCCTTTTTGACAGGCGCCCTAATGTTAATTCCGGGATGGCTTTATTTCCTGGTTATCCTATACTTTTGTTTTATTACAGTGCCGAATATGCTTGGAGGATATAAAAGTCAGAACGACCTCATGTTTACTAGCATGATGCCTGTCTCGAAGAAAGACATCGTCAAGGCAAAGGTATCCTTTATTGTCATTTTGGAACTGCTGCACGTTGTTGTCGCCGTTGTCTATGGCATCATAAGTGTGTATTTGTACCCGAATCTGACCTATTATTTCTTCTCTCCATCTCCCGGCTTTTGGGGATTATGTTTCGTCATGCTGGCAATCTTCAATATGATCTTAATACCCATGTATTTCAAGACAGCTTATAAATACGGAGCTGCAACGATTGCAGCCACCACAGCTGCGATCCTGTTTGCCGGGGGAGCCGAATGGATTGGCATTCAAAACAAGTACTTGTTTGGACTTTTCAAGGGAGCAGGCGCTGATAACTTCGCCGTTCATTTATTGATCCTGATTGCGGGCATCGGCATATTTGCATTATTTTCGGCAATCGCTTATCATATTGCCAAAAAACGATTCTTGAAAGTGGAAGTGTAATGAACATTGCGATTTCGAACACGTCCGATAAGCCCATTTACCAACAGCTTTACGAACAAATCAGCGCGCAAATTCTCAAGGGCGAGTTAGCAAGCGGGTATCCCTTACCCCCAATTCGACAAGCGGCCACCGAGCTTCGAGTCAGTATTATTACAGTCAAAAAAGCCTGGGAAGAGCTCGAACGGCTTGGTTTGATCTACACCGTTACTGGCAAAGGCTGTTTTGTCAACGATCTCTCGCCCAGTGAGATGCTTCAAAAACGAAAAGAAATTATCCAAAAGCAGATGGTTATGGATGCTTCGTATTACAAATCCTTTGGTCTTACATTAGAGGAAGTTTTCGAGCTGCTGAAGGAAATTTATTAGCCGTCTATTGTAACGTTTTTCTTCAAGCCTCTGCCTTTGTCGCTGCCAGCATAAGCGCATATATTTTTCGTGTCGTATTTACATTCCGGACCGTCATCTGTTTATACAATTTTGTGCCAACCAGCTTTGTCATGCTGCCTTTATTCAAGTTTATTTTGTCAATCGACCATAGTATCGCGCCTGGAACGTACTTCACCGTTTCGATCTCCGGCTTGTAGGTCAGCTTATCGAGAACGGATTCATCATTGATATCTTCCCATAGAAAAAGGACGTCGCTCTTCATTTTATCATCGTTCGTCCATGATTCGGGAAGCGAAGACATAACAATTTCCATGTCTTCCAGACTGAGCACCAGCACTTTGATTTGTAGTCCAAAGGTATCTAGTATGGCTTCTTCTAGCATATGCGCAATATCACTTTTGGAGTGGCCAACGTTTGTAAAAACAATATTGCCCGAATTAATATAAGTGACAACGTGTTTCATTCCGACTTGCTCGAAGGATTTCTTAAGAATTTTCATATCGATTTTGTTATTTCCGCCGACATTGATGCCACGAAGCAGAGCGGTATAGACCATAATTGCCTCCTCGGTCTGTATAAATTCAGTATGAAATGAAGTTGACATACTCGTCATTTATACCATGATATTCGATTGAAAGTCCGTTCGCAAGAAGCCCTTTGCTTGTTCACTCCCTGTCAACTGCAGCATATTCGGTTCGTTTCATGGAAGGCTGCTGTTCCTCTCGTGAAGCGGTTGTGCGGGGAGCGATGCTCCGAGCAACCGTTAATGGAATTTATGCCGCCACAAAAGGAGTCTTAACCGCATCACTTGCAGCGATGCGGTCTCCCAGCACGGACTCCCGTTATAGACGGACACCTCTGCTCGGAATTCTCATTCCTCATTCTTGATTCGAACGACGAGCTTTCCTCTTGCGTGCTTCGTTTCAATTTTGCGATGTGCCTCAATTAATGCAGTTTCCGTTAAGGGAAATATGTGATCGATGTGAACGTGGAGCTTTTGCTCTCGCACCCATCTTTCTATTTCTTCCAATTCATCACGAGTGGGTTGCACAACAACAAATTTTGCATTCACCTGGCAGGCTTGTGCTAGTTCCGAGATGTTTGGCGTTACAATGGAAACTACCCTGCCGCCGTTTCGCAACACTTTGAAGTTCTTCTCTTGATCTGCCCCTATTACGGCGTCAAGAACAAGGTCAACCTCATGAATCAA from Xylanibacillus composti harbors:
- a CDS encoding ABC-2 transporter permease is translated as MYNLLMKELKIGVNPFFYILPFLTGALMLIPGWLYFLVILYFCFITVPNMLGGYKSQNDLMFTSMMPVSKKDIVKAKVSFIVILELLHVVVAVVYGIISVYLYPNLTYYFFSPSPGFWGLCFVMLAIFNMILIPMYFKTAYKYGAATIAATTAAILFAGGAEWIGIQNKYLFGLFKGAGADNFAVHLLILIAGIGIFALFSAIAYHIAKKRFLKVEV
- a CDS encoding ABC transporter ATP-binding protein, which codes for MLALDIKNLNKTYEHFHLKDVSFQLEKGYIMGFIGANGAGKTTTIKSILNLIHIDSGEIRIFGKNMAEHELELKQEIGFAFGNIDFYTRSKIKTLTNVIKTFYRNWDDETYYKYLRKFNLIEDKKIAELSTGMKVKYSLALALSHGAKLLILDEPTSGLDPVARDNLLETFQELVMDGEISILFSTHITSDLEKCADFITYIHNGQIINSSEKEQFIDAYRLLNGTNEQLDMVKDQLISYKTHSFGFTGLIHTKDWDPSLDMKSTVPNLEEIMIYFSKMEDMYV
- a CDS encoding GntR family transcriptional regulator → MNIAISNTSDKPIYQQLYEQISAQILKGELASGYPLPPIRQAATELRVSIITVKKAWEELERLGLIYTVTGKGCFVNDLSPSEMLQKRKEIIQKQMVMDASYYKSFGLTLEEVFELLKEIY
- a CDS encoding DUF1697 domain-containing protein translates to MVYTALLRGINVGGNNKIDMKILKKSFEQVGMKHVVTYINSGNIVFTNVGHSKSDIAHMLEEAILDTFGLQIKVLVLSLEDMEIVMSSLPESWTNDDKMKSDVLFLWEDINDESVLDKLTYKPEIETVKYVPGAILWSIDKINLNKGSMTKLVGTKLYKQMTVRNVNTTRKIYALMLAATKAEA